Below is a genomic region from Plasmodium cynomolgi strain B DNA, scaffold: 0210, whole genome shotgun sequence.
tattatataattggAAATCAATTCTACTTACACAATGTTTGCATGCcctgtgtatgtgtataatatatGGGAATTTTATTAGTGCActtctttctttatttcgcatcctctacatttttatatatattgttataattttcatcTATTTGAACTGATttgatatgttttttttctaggaTGCCTTTGTTATCCTTATAAATTTactgtattttttaatattaataaatttatttatgtaatatgTTTTCTGTTTAATTATCTATACAATGCAAATTTGTAAGTTTTCCAGTCTCCTATTTTTAAGCCtcgtattttatattaaactAGCGTAACTATATTAATAAGGTGAAGTTCTGTAtttatctatatatatataatataggacttttttattttgacatTATAATGCATATgtgttatacatatatatatcaaattaaaattacataaGACTGATTTAGATTAAATCATTTTCGCAAATACACGTATTACGTTTTGTTAtcgaatttttctttattattttattttccaatgtttaattataaaattgatTATTATTCTAGGGAATCATCATACGAAACTCTCTAAATTACCATAAGCCAAGGAGACATTTCCTTCATTGTCATATGGGGGTTGTAATAGCACTCTCTGTAATCTTtcttgtatattttttcttctttttttccttttattacTAAACATTAATCCCAAAGGAGTGAACTGCGAAATAAGAACAAATggttttataaaattaaaatttaattagttcaattattaatataatgttaacgaattatttaatgattaAGGTTTAGATTACTTTGAGAAGAAAtgataatagaaaaataattcccaATATTACAATACCAATATAAATATAGTTCTTATATGGCATTTCTTCACTTGGTTCATAAGACCCACCAcccttttcaaaatgtgaTTTTCCTTGTTGGCTTTCCTCATAGTTAGTACATATGTCTTTTCCACTCAGTGTTGGTTGATTTTGACATGAAGGCTCTTTTGGATTGGGGTATTCAGGTTTTTGTAGCCTTTCTTGTGTGCATTGTCCTTCtacattacattttttttttgtaagaaCAACTTTTGGATAGCTATTTGAATGAGATTCTGAAGAAGGTTCACTAGAATGAGGATTCTTAAAAACACTTGCTGATTCTACACTTGGAGAATATGAAGTGTTTTGAGAAGAATAATCCTCAGAATTCACAGATACCAAATTTTGTATAGATAGATCTATATCACTAGATTCACTATTTGAAAGTGACTGTGGTGCAATATGTTCAATTTGACTTGTTTGATGACTATGAGTTTCGTCGTTAAAAACTTCAGAACAAGTTCCTTCATCATCAGGATCTTGGACCACAGCAAGCACAGCAGTAGTAGCTCTAACAGCAGTATCTGCATTCTCAGTAACTCTTCGATCCTGAGCTAAATCATCACTGACTTTACCCATAGAATTTTCATCACCAGTACCTTCCACAGCATGAACTTTACCATCAATTGTTTTACTGCCAAAAGATTGCACATTAGGGGGACTATCTTGTTCTTCAAGATTACCTTCTATTTCACCAGAAACAGATGGATAAGTAATAGAACTAGCAGAAGAAATGGATTTACTTAAATCACTTACCTCCAAGGTAAGGCTTGAAACAACATCCCCATTAGAaccaattttttctgaatgtATACTTGATTGTTTTCCTGATTCATTAGGTGCAGAATGATCTCCTTCTACTATAGGTTGTGAGGGAGTTTCGTTTAGACTTGTGATACGAGAATATTGATAAGTTCCTTCTCCTGATGTTTGAGTATCAGGTCCTTCAGCTTTGTCATACGGCATTTTTGTTGATTGAAACGCAGAAATTGCACTTTGctcttttgatttttcttcatcagcTTTTGATTGGATCAACTCTAGAGATCCTTGTGCTTCTGAATTGTCTTCAAGGGAGGGAGATTCGATTTCCGTTTCTGCTTCGCCTTCTTCTGTTCGTGCTACTCCTTCGTTAAAATCCTGATTTTCTTCACAGGAAGTTTTTAATTCAATAGGTTCTTTAAAA
It encodes:
- a CDS encoding hypothetical protein (putative), with product MGGVIVTTYEVDTKLTEYGCMNKYVALLDDIEKKIEELNIKEDIENPQECDELVKYINKKYGELAECHKQKLLNRSFNFKEELKGFLNNYDKYYQCLRKSASPFKEPIELKTSCEENQDFNEGVARTEEGEAETEIESPSLEDNSEAQGSLELIQSKADEEKSKEQSAISAFQSTKMPYDKAEGPDTQTSGEGTYQYSRITSLNETPSQPIVEGDHSAPNESGKQSSIHSEKIGSNGDVVSSLTLEVILKNKIVPLMCNLLAVKQLMVKFMLWKVLVMKILWVKSVMI